The following proteins come from a genomic window of Palaemon carinicauda isolate YSFRI2023 chromosome 12, ASM3689809v2, whole genome shotgun sequence:
- the LOC137651198 gene encoding glutamic acid-rich protein-like, whose amino-acid sequence MLYSLNPLDYVSSATAEVPEKKKMSPEQFANKILAIPLFKSLLDTTSCYYQKTKDSLKPLKGIFHCMEELTTEIVTLSNNYIVTPLVDKVGGWDTVDSWACHLLDNLVAAVPTLKEPTEKIEDSVYSKLKVLLDVDGSEDDSGFLFNDSDVCDNAEVVETYDKVCHGKPFPSAGSDYETGDDEVLSGEHEDARNQRSSSLPLDQKGLGVRRKFSHSQGSSENSDGNEEAMNPWWKRVFRKSRRSTAKESPDRKNKDAGMKDSEKLWKSEKENSICEDEEDSIEDKLKRKIIQEMNAVKEDHKSEDKESKLQPDKEVNNVHLKAPQNEEIYESFTSSDQMNHSHYLSAN is encoded by the exons TGTCCTCGGCAACAGCCGAAGTTCCCGAGAAAAAGAAAATGTCTCCAGAGCAATTCGCGAATAAAATATTAGCTATTCCTCTTTTCAAAAGTCTTCTTGATACGACATCTTGTTATTACCAGAAGACGAAG GATAGCTTGAAACCGCTAAAGGGCATTTTTCACTGTATGGAAGAACTGACGACAGAGATTGTCACACTAAGTAACAACTACATAGTTACCCCTCTGGTAGATAAAGTAGGCGGCTGGGATACAGTGGACTCTTGGGCCTGTCACTTGCTTGATAACCTAGTAGCAGCTGTGCCAACACTTAAGGAACCAACTGAAAAG ATAGAAGACAGTGTCTACTCAAAGCTCAAAGTTCTCTTAGACGTTGATGGATCTGAAGATGACAGTGGATTTCTCTTCAACGATTCAGACGTCTGTGATAACGCAGAGGTTGTTGAAACCTATGATAAAGTATGCCATGGTAAACCATTTCCCTCTGCTGGCTCTGACTACGAAACCGGGGATGATGAGGTTCTTAGTGGAGAACACGAAGATGCGAGAAACCAGAGGAGCTCTAGCCTGCCCCTTGACCAGAAAGGACTAGGTGTTCGTCGGAAATTTTCTCATAGCCAGGGATCTAGCGAGAATTCCGATGGCAACGAAGAAGCAATGAATCCCTGGTGGAAGAGAGTGTTTAGGAAGTCTAGGAGAAGCACGGCCAAGGAAAGTCCTGATAGAAAAAACAAGGATGCAGGAATGAAGGATTCTGAAAAACTATGGAAGAGTGAAAAGGAGAACTCTATTTGCGAAGATGAAGAGGATTCGATAGAAGATAAACTGAAGCGTAAAATAATCCAAGAAATGAATGCAGTCAAAGAAGATCATAAGAGTGAAGATAAGGAAAGCAAACTTCAACCAGACAAAGAGGTAAACAACGTTCATCTGAAGGCTCCACAAAATGAGGAAATATATGAATCTTTCACAAGTAGTGATCAAATGAATCATTCACATTACCTTTCAGCAAATTGA